The Brassica napus cultivar Da-Ae chromosome C7 unlocalized genomic scaffold, Da-Ae chrC07_Random_3, whole genome shotgun sequence genome segment tttataaaatcgattttttgtataaaatccatttttgtattttacacaatgatttttctatataattcaattttttggattttacaaaaattgttttgtatataataatttcgattttttggactttacaaacatttttaatatctataaaacttttttgtgattaaaaactattatttgggatttaaaaatatttttaatatatatatatatatattattaaaactatttttgtaattattaaactattttttatttattaaaactattttttgtttattagaactatttttatatatttattaaatatttttaatatctaaaatcttttttgtgattaaattatttgggatttaaaaaaaaaaaattaatttatatatttctgtatttattaaatatatttttttaatttacaggtctcatgatgatccgACCCGGcatcgacagcgtcgtggtcgtggtggtacggagaggcagtctcgggattccagccattttcaggattccccttcgccccacagctccaaccatacatcccTCTCtgcctctgctgcacccgctcctgctcctctcgctcccgctgctgcatccgctcctgctcctccggtcctcctccgggagtgatgagtgttgcggagttggtcaACAACagccggtcgtgaccatcttccgtatctcactccgtatccacatggacggggtcaaacatggtaattaaacaaatttttttctttaaatttggattcattattaaccgtttgttctttttttaggttcaaccgatccgggaacggatcagcgcatggatcaactgtatgatgtactcggcctcgacaggggacatccgactttcactcacttccctaccgacaagcaggttctgtggtttcgtcagtttgcggtaagtcttctaattttttacttatatttttaatctttaatataaattttctattaattgtgttttttttttcagcaagagttcaactggaattccgatgagacgctctttatctatcaccactctccactaaagttatggacaactatgggaagcagatccacgagtggaagaagaagtgggaaatcaataaggttcgatttaatttattaaacaattttttaataattattaaactatttttttaatttattaaactatttttttttttttattaaaaggtcccaaagttcgatgaacgacacggtttGGAaggttgtgtgcgcattgggataaggaagagacgaaagaaacttcttccaccaactctaccaaccgcaggagcgaccgtaaagggaagggcatctacaagcataacttgggtgctcaatctattgccactctgggagatcgcatggtaagttcaaccgtttttcttcaattatttgagtttcagaatttcaatttattgtgcatttcttctaatttctaatgtttttttaatttatgttttttttcaaggcggaagaaaatgatggcgagccggttgatgatctcgccctattgatgatggtcttgtgagggacgtggtcgacctggtccaaactcaggtggtagacgaagtgatGCGCCTCGGATCATAGACCCGGGCCAGGATGATGCGACCATGGCTGAGCCAGATGATTCTTCAACAAAAGACAAACCAGGATGGATTAATGGTGAGGATACTGATCTAAAACCAGCTGATGAGACTGAGGACGAGCTGGAAACCAGCTGAAGAGAGTATGCTTGAGCTGAAACCAGCTGAAGTGATAGTAGATGAgctagatgagctgagtgagctaagtgatactagttggagctgaatgagctaagtgacactgaagatggagctggtttagTTGCTGGGCGAAATGAGCATTTTTCAGtccaaagaaaaattcataacaaattcaatttgggtcggttttacaccaaattcgaCCAGACCTTTCCTCAGTCCATTTCAAGCCCATTCTCATCAAGAATGCCAAGAGGGAGTCAGCAAGGAAGTCTTGGTCGTGCATGGAAAAataattcaacaaaaatcattaatttcggtctttagtcaaagtcttcattctagtttccatgtcttgtttttagcacattcttctttggatttctacaacttgtaatcctatatatagggcctaagagccacgaaataagAGAAGTTTTTTCcccttttatttgagtttatctatttgttctttgtagaacacttctttgtttcttggtgaggttatctccgagTAAACAGCCTCTAATTTCGTTGGACCTGTGCGTCATATCAGGCAACGTTTAGAAATCcttcttttggtggacttgtgagtcatatcaagcaccaactgaagtctggtagtatcattgggccatccgcaacccattgtgtcaccgttcaatccatcagttctcccttttggcgagttcatatccctttagtccggtcgagtgatccttccctattttagggcgtatcacgaagtgtctcagcttcaaaccgaggatgatgcttcgacggcttcgaccaacttgtcccggtttcgaatcaacgaaatcgttgaatctgtaagttcttttgttttaaaattcaattcatttatttcttggtttaaatttgtaaatttggctattttctattcagccggttccaaagaagaagggacgtttgtcggttttgggtcgtcgcacccggtcggttcctccttcttctgcaccaccgccctttgttgatccaaaagtacttacggctcagttgaaggacaaggatgatcgcatatctttgttggaaacccagatggcggctcaacaggcgggctatgaggcacagaggaggcagaaccagcaaatgatggagatgatgcagaggatgtacccgaacgaggtgttcccggacgtgccagacctgtagttttctttttttccaaaactcggaatgttttatttttatttgtgaaactttgaatattaattaatatgatttcaattttaattttaattttatatttttgaatttaaatttcaaaaatttattttttgaatttaaatttcaaaatttttatttttttaaaaaaattaatattttttacattccgaggaaattaattatatttttactcgatcgatcgatgcgtttttgacataaatccatcgatcgatctgtttataaaaaaacgttcggaatataccgagggacatcttcctcggaagattcccctcggtatattccgatcgatcgatggatatatgtccaaaaacgcatcgatcgatgaacttccgaggaaatatcccgacgaagttctccctcggtatattccgaggagatttccgacaaactagtgatccccggaatttcttcggaaatttgtttcctcggaattccgtcggaaaattccgagggatttccgaggaaagaagaaattccgaggaattatatttccgaggacttgtttcgtcggtatgtcgtcggaataacgttattccgacaaaattccgacgattttttccttagtatccttgctgttttcttgtagtgtctggATGTTTCTTTTGATCACCATCTTTAAATAAGGAATTTTCTCGATATCTTCTTCAGTGATTGTCTTCTTATTATTGCCAAGAGCGTCTCGGATCTCGCTTTGAACTTTCTTCATCAGTTTAGGGTTTCTAGCAAGCTCTGTCATTGCCCATATCATGGTTATGGCCCCTGTGTCTATCCCTTCAAGAAATATATTCTACCAAACAAACAAGATAAActaagtcttttttttcttctaataagTAAGATAAATAAGTTAGTATTTAGAATTATATATTCAGTTTCCATGCCAATGTGTttaaagaagatggagaaatCTTAACTTACCAGGAGACACCTCTGATATGATCTACCGTGAGATTCAAGGAACCATTTTGGCCTTGTTTatgaatcatatccaacatagaGTCGATGATGTCTTGGTGATCTTATGATCTTCAAGAGTCAAATGATCATCGATCACACGTTGAAACAGATCATCAAGCTTGAAGAAAACATCATTGCGCCGCTTGTGTTGTCCTGAAAGCCAGTCAACGAGCCATCCAAGTCCAGCAACTGGGAAGAAATCAGAGCAAGTGAAACTACCTAGGGCAGTCTCTGCTTCGAACACTAGCTCTTTGATCTTCTCTTTATCGATAAACTTGCTCTCGTGGAAGTTTTGTCCGAAGGCAACTCGAAACAGATACAGGATACTCGCGGTTAGCCAGAAAAGGGCTTTGCTTAAGTCAACGGGAGACCCATCCGCGGCGGATTCCGACAGTTTCTTGACTAGAAAGTTACATTCTTCCTCTCGAATATGCCTAAAAGAGTGAACCTTTTTGAGGCAGAACAGCTCACGCACGGCTAACTCGCGCCGCTCCTTCCACTCTTCACCGTTACAGCGTGAAAGCAAGAAATAAAGTTGGTAATAATATCTTTAAAAGACAAGAAATAAAGTTGGTAAtaatatctttacatttttaccaaaaaaaaaagtttgaaaaaaattcttatgAGAACTTTTCACAACATTATGAGAGGAACTCAATAAACAATTGGTAACTCATTAACTGTTTTTCATTTACTtttcaactaattatatttttttgtaaaactggAATTGATTTGTTCTAAAACCACTAAAATTTGCCAAGTTTCAAAATTTGGATTATTTTTACTGTTATTCATGTAAACAAACcacaaattaaacaaacaagTATTTTGACTATTAATtgtatgttctttttttttcatattaaatatagttttcaatcatttcaattaatatatttttaaaatattataaaataaatgtcattttatgaatttaatataatttttgataaaatttctcttttatctttacaaaaataataaatactacTAGTGACTTCAGTATTCAATTAAAAGTTGAATTGAAAATTTACACTTCTTACTttcctgaaaaaaaacaaatgatagtTAAAATCAAATGGACGAATTACAAAACAATGAACCTTATGCATAAAATAAAGGGAAAATTGTCAAAACGGAACAAAATTTAGGATGGTTGTCTCTTTggtataaaatcaaatttgtctattTTGTCTCCCTTTTACCTTTTCCATTTctgaaacttaataaaataaatagttttatgaatcaaattattaaaaatataaacaattaataaaacaaccgatatacacaaacacatatatttttttgttgaaaaattgataaataaaattttaaattacgtTCTATACTAAAAGTAGAATGCGTTTTCTACGGAAAATGTGTTAGTAGAAAACGAATTTCAGAATAAACAAGTACATCTACTACTTTTTTAGAACGAAAAATCtacttttaatttaaattctaaatatgAGAAATGTGAATTATACTAATTGTAAAGATATCTACTTTTCTCTCGAATGCCGTTTCTATTTTTATGAAGTATTCTAGAATTTCGGGAATGCGAAATCTAAATACAAACAGTACGTCTACATGAGGTAGAAATTGCATTCAAGATTTTGTCATGGTTCTACTCATTGTATAAAGTgcattctacggataagaaaacctatttttcgaaaattaaggaagttttgttaagaaaatattctaaaaatattataacttcCTAAAACATGTTTTGATCGATTTGCTTtgccaaaacataaaaaataatgatttttttcttttcttcttcatgaATCTATGATTTCTCCATAGGTTGTCTTGTGATTTTCACAAACTCTTGTtctatgatgcatatctatacaACATGTGGTGTTTGGGAATTTGGTGCAACCACATGATGAGTTTTTTCGGCTGATGACAAAGGAGGTAGGCTATTATTATTGGAATCAAATTTTACCTtagaagattttaaaagaatggATGTGGAGGattttgatatggaagaagattaGGGT includes the following:
- the LOC125594983 gene encoding cytochrome P450 71B19-like, encoding MEKEKWKERRELAVRELFCLKKVHSFRHIREEECNFLVKKLSESAADGSPVDLSKALFWLTASILYLFRVAFGQNFHESKFIDKEKIKELVFEAETALGSFTCSDFFPVAGLGWLVDWLSGQHKRRNDVFFKLDDLFQRVIDDHLTLEDHKITKTSSTLCWI